A single Cellulomonas sp. SLBN-39 DNA region contains:
- a CDS encoding RNA methyltransferase produces MARPDLRPVTGSDDPRLADYVSLTDVALRTRLEPAQGLYVAESSTVLGRALRAGHRPRSVLLAPRWLPDVEAMLADVPGDDAVPVYVADEPVLESITGFHVHRGALAAMHRPVLPSVADVLAGARGGAGARRVAVLEDLVDHTNVGAAFRSAAALGVDAVLVTPRCADPLYRRSVRVSMGTVFQVPWTRVDPWPGGMDALRAAGFVVASLALSDDAVDLDALVADVPERLALVLGAEGDGLKPATVAAGDLTVRIPMAGGVDSLNVAAAAAVAFWATRVPA; encoded by the coding sequence GTGGCCCGACCCGACCTCCGACCCGTCACCGGGTCCGACGACCCCCGCCTCGCCGACTACGTCAGCCTGACCGACGTCGCCCTGCGCACCCGCCTCGAGCCCGCGCAGGGCCTGTACGTCGCGGAGAGCTCCACCGTGCTCGGCCGCGCCCTGCGCGCCGGCCACCGGCCCCGCTCGGTGCTCCTGGCGCCGCGGTGGCTGCCCGACGTCGAGGCCATGCTCGCCGACGTGCCCGGCGACGACGCGGTGCCCGTGTACGTGGCCGACGAGCCCGTCCTGGAGTCCATCACCGGCTTCCACGTGCACCGCGGTGCGCTCGCGGCCATGCACCGGCCCGTGCTGCCGTCGGTCGCCGACGTCCTGGCCGGCGCGCGCGGCGGAGCCGGCGCCCGGCGGGTCGCCGTGCTGGAGGACCTCGTCGACCACACGAACGTCGGTGCGGCGTTCCGCTCGGCCGCCGCGCTCGGCGTCGACGCCGTGCTGGTCACGCCGCGGTGCGCCGACCCGCTGTACCGGCGCAGCGTGCGGGTCTCGATGGGGACGGTCTTCCAGGTGCCGTGGACGCGCGTCGACCCGTGGCCGGGCGGCATGGACGCGCTGCGGGCGGCCGGGTTCGTGGTGGCGTCGCTCGCGCTGTCCGACGACGCGGTGGACCTCGACGCGCTGGTCGCGGACGTCCCCGAGCGGCTCGCCCTCGTGCTGGGTGCGGAGGGCGACGGGCTCAAGCCCGCGACCGTCGCCGCGGGCGACCTGACCGTCCGGATCCCCATGGCCGGCGGGGTCGACTCGCTCAACGTCGCGGCTGCTGCGGCCGTCGCGTTCTGGGCCACGCGCGTGCCCGCGTGA
- a CDS encoding phosphotransferase family protein, whose amino-acid sequence MTVPSAGPGPGDDPLDRLDARQRTLLDVWLPGAVVLADHSWGLVPTRVLEVDHAGERYAVKAAGPDDTHLPRELEAHRRWTGPWVRAGRGPELVHADPGARLLVTRWVPGVLAVGTPAQHDPGVHRQAGALLAALHAQERVVDADLEARENARALAWLDRPHGLEPDAVRRVRDVLAAWSPGPVTTVPAHGDFQPRNWVVDAGVVRVIDLGRAALRPAASDLVRMSAQEWRDDPSLADAFVEGYGSDPRDAATWWVTSLREGVCTAGWARMVGDAPFEAQGLRMVDEALARL is encoded by the coding sequence GTGACGGTGCCGTCCGCGGGCCCGGGGCCGGGCGACGACCCGCTGGACCGGCTCGACGCCCGGCAGCGCACCCTGCTGGACGTGTGGCTGCCCGGGGCGGTCGTGCTCGCCGACCACTCGTGGGGGCTGGTCCCGACCCGGGTGCTGGAGGTCGACCACGCGGGGGAGCGGTACGCCGTCAAGGCCGCCGGCCCGGACGACACGCACCTGCCCCGCGAGCTCGAGGCGCACCGCCGGTGGACCGGTCCGTGGGTCCGTGCCGGCCGAGGGCCTGAGCTCGTGCACGCCGACCCGGGCGCCCGGCTGCTGGTCACGCGGTGGGTGCCCGGCGTCCTCGCGGTGGGGACGCCCGCGCAGCACGACCCGGGCGTCCACCGTCAGGCCGGCGCGCTGCTCGCCGCCCTGCACGCCCAGGAGCGGGTGGTCGACGCCGACCTCGAGGCGCGCGAGAACGCCCGGGCGCTCGCGTGGCTGGACCGCCCGCACGGGCTGGAGCCCGACGCCGTGCGTCGCGTGCGCGACGTGCTGGCGGCGTGGTCACCCGGGCCGGTGACGACCGTGCCCGCGCACGGGGACTTCCAGCCCCGCAACTGGGTCGTCGACGCGGGCGTCGTGCGCGTCATCGACCTGGGCCGTGCCGCGCTGCGCCCCGCGGCGAGCGACCTCGTCCGCATGTCCGCCCAGGAGTGGCGGGACGACCCGTCCCTGGCGGACGCGTTCGTCGAGGGGTACGGCAGCGACCCGCGCGACGCGGCGACGTGGTGGGTCACGTCCCTGCGCGAGGGGGTCTGCACGGCGGGGTGGGCGCGGATGGTCGGGGACGCCCCGTTCGAGGCGCAGGGTCTGCGGATGGTCGACGAGGCGCTCGCGCGGCTGTGA
- a CDS encoding NosD domain-containing protein — MSRRPALLAVATCVAVLAVPSVAAAAPPPPACGATLTVDTVLRRDLTCAGDGLVLGPGVTLDLRGHTLRGSGAGVGLLVSSAGEVEIRNGTLTGWGAAVDTLGVEDADVGPLTVDRLRLRANATGVDASGEDGTGRFRKPTTITRSTVVGSTAIGVDGGWFAEVAVDRTIFADNAVGLWSEGDATITRSRFDRNGRAVIGTEASVRVDRSTFAANPQAVVTYGTGATVVHGSRFVGSDVAVHGGGAVVDVGASTFVANRRAVVLGTWGGTVTGNVLRSNGEAITLDGEWLDGATVQDNVLRRNGEGIVLDPVDAATRVGGNDVRGSAGRGIYVPGATDLGGNTARGNGETPQCVGVVCAAS, encoded by the coding sequence ATGTCTCGTCGTCCTGCTCTTCTCGCCGTGGCCACGTGCGTCGCGGTGCTGGCCGTGCCGTCCGTCGCCGCCGCGGCCCCGCCGCCGCCCGCGTGCGGGGCGACGCTCACGGTCGACACCGTGCTGCGTCGCGACCTGACCTGCGCCGGTGACGGGCTCGTCCTCGGGCCCGGCGTCACGCTCGACCTGCGCGGGCACACCCTGCGCGGCTCCGGGGCCGGCGTGGGGCTGCTGGTCAGCTCCGCGGGGGAGGTCGAGATCCGCAACGGCACGCTCACGGGCTGGGGCGCGGCCGTCGACACGCTGGGCGTCGAGGACGCCGACGTGGGCCCGCTGACCGTCGACCGTCTGCGCCTGCGCGCCAACGCCACCGGGGTCGACGCGTCGGGGGAGGACGGCACCGGCCGCTTCCGCAAGCCCACCACGATCACGCGGTCGACCGTCGTCGGGAGCACCGCGATCGGCGTCGACGGCGGCTGGTTCGCCGAGGTCGCCGTGGACCGCACGATTTTCGCCGACAACGCGGTCGGGCTGTGGAGCGAGGGGGACGCGACGATCACCCGGTCCCGGTTCGACCGCAACGGCCGCGCGGTCATCGGCACCGAGGCCTCCGTCCGTGTGGACAGGTCGACGTTCGCGGCCAACCCGCAGGCGGTGGTCACCTACGGCACCGGCGCGACGGTCGTGCACGGCAGCCGGTTCGTCGGGTCCGACGTGGCGGTGCACGGCGGCGGCGCCGTGGTCGACGTCGGCGCCTCGACGTTCGTCGCCAACCGGCGGGCCGTGGTGCTCGGCACGTGGGGCGGCACCGTCACGGGCAACGTGCTGCGGTCCAACGGTGAGGCGATCACCCTCGACGGGGAGTGGCTCGACGGCGCGACCGTGCAGGACAACGTGCTGCGGCGCAACGGCGAGGGGATCGTCCTCGACCCGGTCGACGCGGCGACCCGCGTGGGCGGCAACGACGTGCGGGGCAGCGCGGGGCGGGGGATCTACGTGCCGGGGGCCACGGACCTCGGCGGCAACACGGCGCGCGGCAACGGTGAGACGCCCCAGTGCGTCGGGGTCGTCTGCGCGGCGTCCTGA
- a CDS encoding alpha/beta fold hydrolase, whose product MQQAHRSWRDAPTRTVDVDGARVSYRELGDGPGRPLVALNHLGATLDGWDPRLVDGLARGRRVVALGYRGVGRSTGRTRDNIEGMAADAVAAVRALGLGPVDLFGLSMGGMVAQAAVDLAPGLVHGLVLAGSGPAGGPGLTAMTRTMLATAVRAGAQLRDPRELLFFTRTPTGRRSAREYLRRLRERTDDREPAAGPTVLRAQLAAVHRWGAAEPRATAQPAGPVLVVHGDGDLLVPPANATALTARLPTATLVVHPDSGHGVAFQNHAAVVAAVTDLLRP is encoded by the coding sequence GTGCAGCAGGCTCACCGCTCGTGGCGCGACGCGCCGACGCGGACGGTCGACGTCGACGGCGCCCGCGTCTCCTACCGCGAGCTCGGGGACGGGCCGGGTCGCCCGCTGGTGGCCCTCAACCACCTCGGCGCCACGCTCGACGGCTGGGACCCCCGGCTGGTCGACGGGCTGGCCCGCGGGCGGCGGGTCGTCGCGCTCGGGTACCGCGGCGTCGGGCGCTCGACCGGACGCACCCGCGACAACATCGAGGGCATGGCCGCCGACGCCGTGGCCGCGGTCCGTGCCCTGGGGCTGGGGCCCGTGGACCTGTTCGGGCTGTCGATGGGCGGCATGGTGGCCCAGGCCGCCGTCGACCTCGCGCCCGGCCTCGTCCACGGGCTCGTGCTCGCCGGGTCGGGGCCGGCCGGCGGCCCCGGCCTCACCGCGATGACGCGCACCATGCTCGCCACCGCGGTGCGGGCCGGTGCGCAGCTGCGCGACCCGCGCGAGCTGCTGTTCTTCACGCGCACCCCCACCGGCCGGCGGTCGGCGCGCGAGTACCTGCGCCGCCTGCGCGAGCGCACGGACGACCGCGAGCCCGCGGCCGGGCCGACCGTCCTGCGCGCCCAGCTCGCCGCCGTGCACCGCTGGGGTGCTGCCGAGCCGCGCGCCACGGCCCAGCCGGCCGGGCCCGTGCTCGTCGTGCACGGGGACGGCGACCTCCTGGTCCCGCCCGCGAACGCGACCGCGCTCACCGCGCGCCTGCCGACCGCCACGCTCGTCGTCCACCCGGACTCCGGGCACGGCGTCGCGTTCCAGAACCACGCCGCGGTCGTCGCCGCGGTCACCGACCTCCTGCGCCCCTGA
- a CDS encoding NADP-dependent oxidoreductase, translating to MQAYGITRYKQPLTLLDVPEPVVGPGDVLVDVGAAGLNHLDEKIRAGEFKAILPATMPLVLGHDVAGTVLRVGAQVTGFAPGDRVYARAATAGTLAERIAVAASDLAHVPASLTTAQAAGLPLVALTAWQALVERGGVGPGSTVLVHAGAGAVGSLAVQLAKHLGAHVAATASGAGVAHVRDLGADVVVDYRSQDFAAELSGYDLVLDTVGGDTLARSFGVLRPGGKVVGIVGPPDPAFARAAGLNPVLRLVITALSGGVRRKAARLGVGYEFLYMRASGEQLAAISALVESGTLRPLRVQEHAFDRAPEALAALAAGQVRGKAVVSRV from the coding sequence GTGCAGGCCTACGGCATCACCCGGTACAAGCAGCCCTTGACCCTCCTCGACGTCCCCGAACCCGTCGTCGGGCCCGGCGACGTCCTCGTCGACGTCGGGGCCGCGGGGCTCAACCACCTCGACGAGAAGATCCGCGCCGGTGAGTTCAAGGCGATCCTCCCGGCCACGATGCCGCTGGTCCTCGGCCACGACGTCGCCGGGACCGTGCTGCGGGTGGGCGCCCAGGTCACGGGCTTCGCGCCCGGGGACCGCGTCTACGCCCGCGCGGCGACGGCCGGGACGCTCGCCGAGCGGATCGCCGTCGCGGCGTCCGACCTCGCGCACGTGCCCGCCTCCCTCACCACCGCGCAGGCCGCGGGTCTCCCGCTCGTGGCCCTCACCGCGTGGCAGGCGCTCGTCGAGCGCGGGGGCGTCGGGCCGGGCAGCACGGTCCTCGTCCACGCCGGCGCCGGCGCCGTCGGGTCCCTCGCCGTCCAGCTCGCGAAGCACCTCGGAGCCCACGTCGCGGCCACCGCGAGCGGCGCAGGTGTCGCGCACGTGCGCGACCTCGGCGCCGACGTCGTCGTGGACTACCGGAGCCAGGACTTCGCGGCTGAGCTGTCCGGCTACGACCTCGTCCTGGACACCGTCGGCGGCGACACCCTCGCGCGCTCGTTCGGCGTCCTGCGCCCCGGGGGCAAGGTCGTCGGGATCGTGGGACCGCCCGATCCCGCCTTCGCCCGCGCCGCGGGGCTGAACCCGGTGCTGCGGCTCGTCATCACCGCCCTGAGCGGCGGCGTGCGTCGGAAGGCCGCCCGGCTCGGCGTCGGCTACGAGTTCCTGTACATGCGCGCGTCGGGCGAGCAGCTCGCCGCGATCTCCGCGCTCGTCGAGAGCGGCACGCTGCGCCCCCTGCGCGTCCAGGAGCACGCGTTCGACCGTGCCCCCGAGGCGCTCGCCGCGCTGGCCGCCGGCCAGGTGCGCGGCAAGGCCGTCGTCTCCCGCGTCTGA
- a CDS encoding alpha/beta fold hydrolase, whose product MSPTADEPVVTSYAHAPARTVTVGRDTFAYRELGPKGGVPVVLFVHLAATLDNWDPRIVDPLAAHRHVIAFDQLGVGASSGRVRPTLEQAADDAYRFIRALGHRTIDVVGFSMGAMIAQDLVVKHPGLVRRLVLTGTGPRGGEGIDKVVGTTYLDTLRATLARSDPKEFLFFPRDAEGRAAGKAFVRRLEERTVDRDDPITISAFRAQLKAIVRYGRSAPSDLSVITQPTLIANGDHDRMVPSVLSEDLHRRIAGSRLVIYPRSGHGAIFQHHGEFAPLLVEFLGR is encoded by the coding sequence ATGAGCCCCACCGCCGACGAGCCCGTCGTCACGTCCTACGCCCACGCGCCCGCGCGCACCGTCACGGTCGGTCGTGACACGTTCGCGTACCGCGAGCTGGGCCCGAAGGGCGGTGTCCCCGTGGTCCTCTTCGTCCACCTCGCCGCCACGCTGGACAACTGGGACCCCCGGATCGTGGACCCGCTCGCGGCGCACCGGCACGTCATCGCGTTCGACCAGCTCGGCGTCGGGGCGTCGAGCGGGCGCGTGCGGCCGACGCTCGAGCAGGCCGCTGACGACGCGTACCGGTTCATCCGCGCGCTCGGCCACCGTACGATCGACGTCGTCGGGTTCTCGATGGGCGCGATGATCGCCCAGGACCTCGTCGTCAAGCACCCGGGACTGGTCCGTCGGCTGGTCCTGACCGGTACGGGCCCGCGCGGGGGTGAGGGGATCGACAAGGTCGTGGGCACCACGTACCTCGACACGCTGCGCGCCACGCTCGCGCGGTCGGACCCCAAGGAGTTCCTGTTCTTCCCCCGCGACGCCGAGGGCAGGGCGGCCGGCAAGGCGTTCGTCCGGCGGCTGGAGGAGCGCACGGTCGACCGGGACGACCCGATCACCATCTCGGCGTTCCGCGCCCAGCTCAAGGCCATCGTCCGCTACGGCCGCTCCGCGCCGTCCGACCTGTCCGTGATCACCCAGCCGACGCTCATCGCCAACGGCGACCACGACCGGATGGTCCCCTCGGTGCTGTCGGAGGACCTGCACCGCCGGATCGCCGGGTCGCGCCTGGTGATCTACCCCCGGTCCGGCCACGGCGCGATCTTCCAGCACCACGGGGAGTTCGCCCCCCTCCTCGTCGAGTTCCTCGGTCGCTGA
- a CDS encoding SDR family oxidoreductase, whose translation MPTLDGAVVLVTGANGGLGTQFVHQALARGAAKVYATARTPRAWDDARVVPLALDITDPESILAAVQAAPDVTVLVNNAGVTVSAGEILGHTDEEIRSNVETNFVGPLLLARAFAPQLVRAQGAAIVDVHSALSWYAAGGIYSAAKAALWSVTNSLRLELAPQGVHVVGVHVGYVDTPMTAGLEVPKADPVQVVAATLDAVEADEFEVLADETSVQAKAGLSAPLEVVYPELARTRP comes from the coding sequence ATGCCCACTCTTGACGGAGCAGTCGTCCTGGTCACCGGCGCGAACGGCGGCCTCGGCACGCAGTTCGTGCACCAGGCCCTCGCCCGCGGCGCGGCGAAGGTCTATGCCACCGCCCGCACCCCCCGGGCCTGGGACGACGCGCGCGTCGTCCCCCTGGCCCTGGACATCACCGACCCGGAGTCGATCCTTGCGGCCGTGCAGGCCGCGCCCGACGTGACCGTGCTGGTCAACAACGCGGGCGTCACGGTCTCCGCCGGGGAGATCCTCGGCCACACGGACGAGGAGATCCGCAGCAACGTCGAGACGAACTTCGTCGGACCGCTGCTCCTGGCGCGGGCCTTCGCTCCGCAGCTCGTCCGGGCGCAGGGCGCGGCGATCGTCGACGTGCACTCGGCCCTCAGCTGGTACGCCGCCGGCGGGATCTACAGCGCCGCGAAGGCGGCGCTGTGGTCGGTGACGAACTCGCTGCGCCTCGAGCTCGCCCCGCAGGGCGTGCACGTCGTGGGCGTGCACGTCGGCTACGTCGACACCCCGATGACGGCGGGTCTCGAGGTGCCGAAGGCCGACCCGGTGCAGGTCGTGGCCGCCACGCTGGACGCCGTGGAGGCCGACGAGTTCGAGGTGCTCGCCGACGAGACGTCGGTCCAGGCCAAGGCCGGGCTCAGCGCACCGCTCGAGGTCGTCTACCCCGAGCTGGCCCGCACGCGTCCCTGA
- a CDS encoding TetR/AcrR family transcriptional regulator, with translation MSVTSRPPGRRERNKQDKLDRIVAAARDLFAERGVDDVTTQEIAERADIGAGTLFLYARNKGELLLLVQNAAYAQSLERGARDAARTDDALDAVLAVVRPVVECNRAQVENGRTYLREMVFGDPEEPHHREALTIAGRTEEAIADVLRRPGVGRSDDAEVLARVVSSVMFLAMAASADGSVDDVVDEVRRQLTAVLRPGGR, from the coding sequence ATGTCCGTCACCTCACGCCCGCCGGGCCGTCGCGAGCGCAACAAGCAGGACAAGCTCGACCGGATCGTGGCCGCCGCGCGCGACCTCTTCGCCGAGCGCGGGGTCGACGACGTCACGACGCAGGAGATCGCCGAGCGGGCCGACATCGGCGCCGGCACGCTGTTCCTCTACGCCCGCAACAAGGGCGAGCTCCTGCTCCTCGTGCAGAACGCCGCCTACGCACAGTCCCTCGAGCGCGGCGCACGGGACGCCGCGCGCACGGACGACGCGCTCGACGCGGTGCTCGCCGTGGTGCGGCCGGTCGTCGAGTGCAACCGCGCCCAGGTCGAGAACGGGCGCACCTACCTGCGCGAGATGGTCTTCGGCGACCCCGAGGAGCCGCACCACCGCGAGGCCCTCACCATCGCGGGGCGGACCGAGGAGGCCATCGCCGACGTCCTGCGCCGGCCCGGCGTGGGGCGTTCCGACGACGCGGAGGTCCTCGCCCGGGTCGTGTCGTCCGTGATGTTCCTGGCGATGGCCGCGAGCGCCGACGGCAGCGTCGACGACGTCGTCGACGAGGTCCGGCGCCAGCTCACCGCCGTGCTGCGCCCCGGCGGGCGCTGA
- a CDS encoding YbaK/EbsC family protein — translation MTTSPLGSLTWERAVDRPDLLAERTHAMISGWAVVEPEVADAVLVAAIDPDLADTAAMTEAYDLPLAASVNCVLVAGRREGVERVAACLVRATTRADVNNAVKRLLDVRKASFLPMERATEESAMEYGGITPLGLPDGYRVLADARVAADVPDAGGTVIIGSGVRRSKISLPGALLLRAPGVEVVDGLALA, via the coding sequence GTGACCACCTCTCCCCTGGGCTCCCTGACGTGGGAGCGCGCCGTCGACCGCCCGGACCTGCTCGCGGAGCGCACGCACGCGATGATCAGCGGGTGGGCCGTGGTCGAGCCGGAGGTCGCCGACGCCGTCCTCGTCGCGGCGATCGACCCGGACCTGGCCGACACGGCGGCCATGACCGAGGCGTACGACCTGCCGCTCGCGGCGTCGGTGAACTGCGTGCTCGTGGCCGGGCGGCGCGAGGGCGTCGAGCGGGTCGCGGCCTGCCTGGTGCGCGCCACCACGCGCGCGGACGTCAACAACGCCGTCAAGCGGCTGCTCGACGTGCGCAAGGCCTCGTTCCTGCCGATGGAGCGCGCCACCGAGGAGTCGGCGATGGAGTACGGCGGGATCACCCCGCTCGGGCTCCCCGACGGCTACCGGGTGCTGGCCGACGCACGCGTCGCGGCCGACGTCCCCGACGCGGGCGGCACGGTGATCATCGGCTCGGGCGTGCGCCGCTCCAAGATCAGCCTGCCCGGAGCGCTGCTCCTGCGAGCCCCGGGCGTCGAGGTCGTCGACGGGCTGGCGCTGGCGTAG
- a CDS encoding YbhB/YbcL family Raf kinase inhibitor-like protein: MAASLTRPVARDPYALLPAVPAFTLTSTDWVHGEAVPDVHTRTDAGPGVSPQLAWSGFPDATRGFAVSVFDPDAPGVAGWWHWTVLGLPATVTSLDRGAGTPDGPDLPAGAFQLRGDDGIAGYVGCAPPPGDQVHRYFAVVHALDTDDLGLDAATSPGAAACVLTFHTLARAVLVGTYQQ, from the coding sequence GTGGCCGCGTCCCTGACCCGCCCCGTCGCACGCGACCCGTACGCGCTGCTGCCCGCGGTGCCCGCCTTCACGCTCACGAGTACCGACTGGGTGCACGGTGAGGCGGTCCCGGACGTGCACACCCGCACCGACGCCGGGCCCGGCGTCTCGCCCCAGCTCGCGTGGTCGGGCTTCCCCGACGCGACCCGCGGCTTCGCGGTCAGCGTGTTCGACCCCGACGCTCCCGGCGTCGCCGGCTGGTGGCACTGGACCGTCCTCGGGCTGCCCGCGACGGTCACCTCGCTGGACCGCGGCGCCGGCACCCCCGACGGCCCCGACCTGCCCGCCGGAGCCTTCCAGCTGCGCGGCGACGACGGCATCGCCGGGTACGTCGGCTGCGCCCCGCCGCCCGGCGACCAGGTGCACCGGTACTTCGCCGTCGTGCACGCCCTCGACACCGACGACCTCGGCCTGGACGCCGCCACCTCGCCGGGTGCGGCGGCCTGCGTCCTGACCTTCCACACCCTGGCCCGCGCGGTCCTCGTCGGCACGTACCAGCAGTGA
- a CDS encoding SulP family inorganic anion transporter, protein MTTPAAPPARELLASARRRALALAPRRSDYADLPRSWRHDLVAGLTVAVVALPLALGFGVASGLGAGAGLVTAIVAGAVAAVLGGSHLQVSGPTGAMAVVLLPVVARHGTEAVPVVAIMAGGIVALAGVLGLGRLVAYVPWPVVEGFTLGIGVVIALQQVPLALDTPPGPGENAALVAWGTLRTVDPSAAVAPLVVVALAVAVMLVLPRLHRGLPASLLAVVAATLLAEAAHLDVARIGPLPDLLAAPSLPVVDLATTSALFSSALAVAALAALESLLSARVADGMADDIGRTSPNRELFGQGLANIASGLVGGLPATGAIARTAVNVRTGARTRVAALTHAVVLTAVVLVAAPLVARIPLSALAAVLLVTAARMIDVRTAVQVCRSGRAGALVLLATLAVTVAFDLVMAVEVGVAVAAVLALRAVARSSGLHREPLPGADGDTLGADAEHALLHEHIAVYRVDGALFFADVRRFLDELALVSDVRVVVLRLGAVRVLDASGARALADVVTDLRRRGIHVLLKGLRPEHRRLAEGVGVIDALQDPDHLFDDLGAALEHARAHVRGTLPSTRMG, encoded by the coding sequence GTGACCACTCCCGCCGCACCCCCCGCCCGCGAGCTGCTCGCCTCCGCCCGCCGGCGCGCCCTCGCCCTCGCACCGCGCCGCAGCGACTACGCCGACCTGCCCCGCTCGTGGCGCCACGACCTCGTCGCCGGACTGACCGTCGCGGTCGTCGCCCTGCCCCTCGCCCTCGGGTTCGGGGTGGCCTCCGGCCTCGGCGCGGGCGCCGGGCTCGTCACCGCGATCGTCGCCGGCGCCGTGGCCGCCGTGCTCGGCGGCTCCCACCTGCAGGTCAGCGGCCCGACCGGTGCCATGGCCGTCGTCCTGCTGCCCGTCGTCGCCCGGCACGGCACCGAGGCCGTCCCGGTGGTGGCGATCATGGCCGGCGGGATCGTCGCGCTCGCCGGCGTCCTGGGCCTCGGCCGGCTCGTCGCGTACGTGCCGTGGCCGGTCGTCGAGGGCTTCACCCTCGGCATCGGCGTGGTCATCGCCCTCCAGCAGGTCCCCCTGGCCCTGGACACCCCGCCCGGACCGGGCGAGAACGCCGCGCTCGTCGCCTGGGGCACCCTGCGTACCGTCGACCCGTCCGCCGCCGTCGCCCCGCTGGTCGTCGTCGCGCTCGCCGTCGCCGTGATGCTCGTCCTGCCCCGCCTCCACCGCGGTCTGCCCGCGTCCCTGCTCGCCGTCGTCGCCGCGACGCTCCTCGCCGAGGCCGCGCACCTCGACGTCGCCCGCATCGGCCCCCTCCCGGACCTGCTGGCCGCCCCGTCGCTGCCCGTCGTCGACCTCGCCACCACCAGCGCCCTGTTCTCGTCCGCGCTGGCCGTGGCCGCCCTCGCCGCCCTGGAGTCCCTGCTGTCCGCGCGCGTCGCCGACGGCATGGCCGACGACATCGGCCGCACCTCCCCCAACCGCGAGCTGTTCGGCCAGGGCCTGGCCAACATCGCGTCCGGGCTGGTCGGCGGGCTGCCCGCGACCGGTGCCATCGCCCGGACCGCCGTCAACGTGCGCACGGGTGCCCGCACCCGCGTCGCCGCCCTCACCCACGCCGTCGTCCTGACCGCCGTCGTGCTGGTCGCCGCACCGCTGGTCGCGCGGATCCCGCTGAGCGCGCTCGCGGCCGTGCTGCTGGTCACCGCGGCCCGCATGATCGACGTCCGCACGGCCGTGCAGGTGTGCCGCTCCGGGCGCGCCGGGGCGCTCGTGCTGCTCGCGACGCTGGCCGTGACCGTCGCGTTCGACCTCGTCATGGCCGTCGAGGTCGGCGTCGCCGTGGCCGCGGTGCTCGCGCTGCGCGCCGTGGCCCGCAGCAGCGGCCTGCACCGCGAGCCCCTGCCCGGCGCGGACGGCGACACCCTCGGCGCCGACGCCGAGCACGCCCTGCTGCACGAGCACATCGCCGTCTACCGGGTCGACGGGGCCCTGTTCTTCGCCGACGTGCGCCGCTTCCTCGACGAGCTCGCGCTCGTCAGCGACGTCCGCGTCGTCGTCCTGCGCCTGGGCGCGGTGCGGGTGCTCGACGCGAGCGGCGCCCGCGCCCTGGCCGACGTCGTCACCGACCTGCGCCGGCGCGGCATCCACGTGCTGCTCAAGGGCCTGCGCCCCGAGCACCGCCGCCTCGCCGAGGGCGTCGGCGTGATCGACGCGCTGCAGGACCCGGACCACCTGTTCGACGACCTCGGCGCCGCGCTGGAGCACGCCCGCGCGCACGTGCGGGGCACGCTGCCCAGCACCAGGATGGGGTGA
- a CDS encoding metalloregulator ArsR/SmtB family transcription factor produces MPLHALGVDRPLAEVKADLFKALAHPVRVRTLELLAEQDRQVSELLDALGLEASHLSQHLAVLRRAGVVTARRTGNAVHYTLALPAVADMLAAARAVLVDAATRHAGLLDETSTTPADTAPADR; encoded by the coding sequence GTGCCCCTGCACGCCCTGGGCGTCGACCGCCCCCTGGCCGAGGTCAAGGCCGACCTGTTCAAGGCGCTCGCGCACCCCGTGCGCGTGCGCACCCTGGAGCTCCTCGCCGAGCAGGACCGGCAGGTCAGCGAGCTGCTCGACGCCCTCGGCCTCGAGGCCTCCCACCTGTCGCAGCACCTGGCCGTGCTGCGCCGCGCCGGCGTCGTGACCGCCCGCCGCACCGGCAACGCCGTGCACTACACGCTCGCGCTGCCCGCGGTCGCAGACATGCTCGCCGCCGCCCGGGCCGTGCTGGTCGACGCCGCGACCCGGCACGCCGGCCTGCTCGACGAGACCAGCACCACACCGGCCGACACCGCCCCGGCCGACCGGTGA